In a genomic window of Panthera tigris isolate Pti1 chromosome D4, P.tigris_Pti1_mat1.1, whole genome shotgun sequence:
- the SOHLH1 gene encoding spermatogenesis- and oogenesis-specific basic helix-loop-helix-containing protein 1 isoform X1 has translation MASRGAEPGAGGCGGSSPSSAQGCREDKAPERAGSGLPRNVLSERERRKRISVSCERLRALLPRFDGRREDMASVLEMSVQFLRLAGDLVPSQEPPTAALAPSKETWHKWQRDVLQLALSSPTSAGAPDSGMAAPGVTVPQAATAGVAEGEAPLGAAEVLDGPPALPEPCSLVTRPPDPSPSKALRSPPPWPPRSWQPPSPLVSKEVQSCRGQAGPLMEGADSAMTLDTRSASRCDVEDGASFLLSASPDWWLGSLEGRGASVPSRCMARSGLLDRAEPSFLTDVGPGSQELPDGPLEPWGSDAGCPSLALRDEVDSIFPDFFPC, from the exons ATGGCGTCCCGGGGAGCTGAGCCAGGCGCTGGGGGGTGCGG CGGCTCTTCCCCATCCAGTGCCCAGGGCTGCCGCGAAGACAAGGCGCCCGAGCGTGCGGGCTCCGGCCTCCCGCGGAACGTGCTCAGCGAGCGGGAGCGCAG GAAGCGGATCTCCGTGAGCTGCGAGCGCCTGCGGGCCCTGCTGCCCCGCTTTGATGGCCGGCGGGAGGACATGGCCTCGGTCCTGGAGATGTCGGTGCAGTTCCTGCGGCTGGCCGGCGACCTGGTGCCCAGCCAGGAGCCGCCCACCGCC GCTCTCGCTCCGTCCAAGGAGACGTGGCACAAGTGGCAGAGGGACGTTTTGCAGCTGGCCCTGTcaagtccgacttcagccggggcACCAGACTCCGGGATGGCGGCACCTGGCGTGACCGT GCCCCAGGCTGCGACCGCAGGTGTGGCCGAGGGCGAGGCCCCGCTGGGGGCGGCCGAGGTGCTGGACGGGCCGCCAGCCCTCCCCG AGCCTTGCAGCCTGGTGACCCGGCCCCCAGACCCAAGTCCCTCCAAGGCCCTGAGGTCGCCTCCACCCTGGCCTCCCCGTTCCTGgcagccaccctcccctctggtgagCAAAGAGGTTCAGAGCTGCcggggccaggctgggcccctGATGGAGGGGGCCGACTCGGCCATGACACTGGACACCAG GTCTGCGTCCAGATGTGATGTGGAAGATGGGGCGTCCTTCCTGCTGAGCGCCAGTCCCGACTGGTGGCTGG GGTCTCTGGAGGGCAGAGGCGCCAGTGTCCCTTCTCGGTGCATGGCCAGGAGCGGCCTGCTggacagggcagagcccagctTCCTGACAGACGTCGGGCCCGGCTCCCAGGAGCTCCCAGACGGCCCCCTGGAACCCTGGGGCTCGGACGCCGGctgccccagcctggccctgcgGGATGAGGTGGACAGCATCTTCCCCGACTTCTTTCCCTGCtag
- the SOHLH1 gene encoding spermatogenesis- and oogenesis-specific basic helix-loop-helix-containing protein 1 isoform X2 produces MASRGAEPGAGGCGAQGCREDKAPERAGSGLPRNVLSERERRKRISVSCERLRALLPRFDGRREDMASVLEMSVQFLRLAGDLVPSQEPPTAALAPSKETWHKWQRDVLQLALSSPTSAGAPDSGMAAPGVTVPQAATAGVAEGEAPLGAAEVLDGPPALPEPCSLVTRPPDPSPSKALRSPPPWPPRSWQPPSPLVSKEVQSCRGQAGPLMEGADSAMTLDTRSASRCDVEDGASFLLSASPDWWLGSLEGRGASVPSRCMARSGLLDRAEPSFLTDVGPGSQELPDGPLEPWGSDAGCPSLALRDEVDSIFPDFFPC; encoded by the exons ATGGCGTCCCGGGGAGCTGAGCCAGGCGCTGGGGGGTGCGG TGCCCAGGGCTGCCGCGAAGACAAGGCGCCCGAGCGTGCGGGCTCCGGCCTCCCGCGGAACGTGCTCAGCGAGCGGGAGCGCAG GAAGCGGATCTCCGTGAGCTGCGAGCGCCTGCGGGCCCTGCTGCCCCGCTTTGATGGCCGGCGGGAGGACATGGCCTCGGTCCTGGAGATGTCGGTGCAGTTCCTGCGGCTGGCCGGCGACCTGGTGCCCAGCCAGGAGCCGCCCACCGCC GCTCTCGCTCCGTCCAAGGAGACGTGGCACAAGTGGCAGAGGGACGTTTTGCAGCTGGCCCTGTcaagtccgacttcagccggggcACCAGACTCCGGGATGGCGGCACCTGGCGTGACCGT GCCCCAGGCTGCGACCGCAGGTGTGGCCGAGGGCGAGGCCCCGCTGGGGGCGGCCGAGGTGCTGGACGGGCCGCCAGCCCTCCCCG AGCCTTGCAGCCTGGTGACCCGGCCCCCAGACCCAAGTCCCTCCAAGGCCCTGAGGTCGCCTCCACCCTGGCCTCCCCGTTCCTGgcagccaccctcccctctggtgagCAAAGAGGTTCAGAGCTGCcggggccaggctgggcccctGATGGAGGGGGCCGACTCGGCCATGACACTGGACACCAG GTCTGCGTCCAGATGTGATGTGGAAGATGGGGCGTCCTTCCTGCTGAGCGCCAGTCCCGACTGGTGGCTGG GGTCTCTGGAGGGCAGAGGCGCCAGTGTCCCTTCTCGGTGCATGGCCAGGAGCGGCCTGCTggacagggcagagcccagctTCCTGACAGACGTCGGGCCCGGCTCCCAGGAGCTCCCAGACGGCCCCCTGGAACCCTGGGGCTCGGACGCCGGctgccccagcctggccctgcgGGATGAGGTGGACAGCATCTTCCCCGACTTCTTTCCCTGCtag